Proteins encoded together in one Persephonella sp. window:
- a CDS encoding lipopolysaccharide assembly protein LapA domain-containing protein, which produces MWNKIKLILWLIILLAVAYFVSMNTSPNVSVKILPTLQTPEIPLALIIIASIIIGAALIIIFAITDWIAYKIDKMKLSRNLKSTEKELAKCRQQLEEKDKKIEELKIELEVMKNKENITVKQEGVE; this is translated from the coding sequence ATGTGGAACAAAATTAAATTAATATTATGGCTTATTATTTTATTGGCTGTAGCCTATTTTGTTTCTATGAACACATCCCCAAATGTATCTGTTAAGATACTTCCGACACTTCAAACCCCTGAAATACCTCTGGCACTTATCATAATTGCCAGTATTATAATCGGAGCAGCATTAATCATAATTTTTGCCATTACCGACTGGATAGCTTACAAGATAGACAAAATGAAGTTAAGCAGAAACCTAAAGAGTACAGAAAAAGAACTGGCAAAATGCAGACAACAATTGGAAGAAAAAGACAAAAAAATAGAAGAGCTTAAGATTGAGCTTGAGGTAATGAAAAATAAAGAAAATATTACTGTTAAACAGGAAGGTGTTGAGTAA
- a CDS encoding HIT domain-containing protein has translation MERLYSPWRSQYIETYDKMEECFLCAAAKNPEEDEKRLVLYRGEKAFIIMNLYPYNAGHLMVVPYEHIGDYTALDRETLCEISQLTQLGIKALQKALNPHGFNLGYNLGRVAGAGLEDHLHNHIVPRWNGDTNFMPVIGEVKVISQDLKDIYNKLKNAIEQLKGE, from the coding sequence ATGGAAAGGCTTTATTCTCCGTGGAGGAGTCAGTATATAGAAACCTACGACAAGATGGAAGAATGTTTTTTATGTGCAGCTGCAAAAAATCCGGAAGAAGATGAAAAAAGACTGGTTTTATACAGAGGGGAAAAAGCATTTATCATAATGAACCTTTATCCGTATAACGCTGGTCATCTTATGGTTGTTCCTTATGAGCATATAGGAGATTACACAGCACTGGATAGGGAGACCCTTTGCGAAATATCACAGCTCACACAACTTGGTATAAAAGCTTTACAAAAAGCCTTAAATCCCCATGGGTTTAATCTGGGATATAATCTTGGTAGAGTTGCCGGAGCCGGACTGGAAGACCATCTGCACAATCATATTGTTCCAAGATGGAATGGAGATACTAATTTTATGCCTGTGATTGGTGAGGTTAAAGTAATTTCACAGGATTTAAAAGATATATACAATAAACTTAAAAATGCCATTGAGCAGTTAAAAGGAGAATAA
- a CDS encoding ATP-binding protein, whose protein sequence is MKFINREKEIATLEKEYQNKKSSFVVIYGRRRVGKTTLIEKFIQDKLAIYFLADLQNENLQIERFKNVVAEALRDEILKSLQINDWETLFKYIFQKKYSQKLIIAIDEFQYLAKVNRAIPSIFQRIWDNILKNENVMLILSGSLISLMYDIVLSYSTPLYGRRTAQIKLQPMDFFDFKKFFSLRDNNTLLQFYSVIGGIPKYIEFFSEDKNIFENIKDNILDKNSFLYEEPKFVLKDEVKEPITYFSILQIIAQGEHKIGKIASRLGIQTQNLTSFIEKLIDLEVIKREVPVTEENPAKSKKGLYFIKDNFFNFWFRYVFPYQSYLETERYNFVLDKIQLEFNYYVSLIFEDVCREFILRTETLPFVVKKAGKWWDKNTEIDLVALGDREILFGECKYWDNPVGLNVLNELKGKSKYVDWRKGERKEFFAIFSKKGFTEELKKLAASEENILLFSLEDF, encoded by the coding sequence ATGAAATTCATAAACAGAGAAAAAGAAATAGCAACTTTAGAAAAAGAATATCAAAACAAAAAATCTTCTTTTGTTGTTATATATGGAAGAAGAAGGGTTGGCAAAACAACTCTTATTGAAAAATTCATACAGGATAAGTTAGCTATATATTTTCTTGCAGATTTACAAAATGAAAACCTTCAGATAGAAAGATTCAAAAATGTTGTTGCAGAGGCTTTAAGAGACGAGATTTTAAAATCCTTGCAAATAAATGATTGGGAAACTTTATTTAAGTATATTTTCCAAAAAAAATACAGCCAAAAACTCATAATAGCTATAGATGAATTCCAATATCTTGCGAAAGTAAACAGGGCAATTCCTTCTATTTTTCAGAGAATCTGGGACAATATTTTAAAAAATGAGAATGTAATGTTAATTCTTTCAGGCTCTTTAATAAGCCTCATGTATGATATTGTCTTAAGTTACTCAACTCCTTTGTATGGTAGAAGAACGGCACAAATAAAGCTTCAACCTATGGATTTTTTTGATTTTAAAAAATTTTTCTCTTTAAGGGATAACAATACTCTTTTACAGTTTTATAGCGTTATAGGTGGTATTCCTAAATATATAGAGTTTTTCAGTGAAGACAAAAATATTTTTGAAAACATAAAAGACAATATATTAGATAAGAATAGTTTTCTATATGAAGAACCTAAATTCGTTTTAAAAGATGAAGTAAAGGAACCTATAACCTATTTTTCCATACTCCAGATAATAGCTCAGGGAGAACATAAAATTGGAAAGATAGCCTCCAGGCTGGGAATACAAACGCAAAATTTGACATCTTTTATTGAAAAACTGATAGACCTTGAAGTAATAAAAAGGGAAGTTCCTGTTACTGAAGAAAATCCTGCAAAAAGTAAAAAAGGTCTTTATTTCATAAAGGATAATTTCTTTAATTTCTGGTTTAGATATGTTTTCCCTTATCAGAGTTATCTGGAAACAGAAAGATATAATTTTGTTCTTGATAAGATACAATTGGAGTTTAATTACTATGTTTCCTTAATTTTTGAAGATGTTTGTAGAGAGTTTATATTAAGAACCGAAACATTACCGTTTGTAGTGAAAAAAGCAGGAAAATGGTGGGATAAAAATACAGAGATTGATTTGGTTGCCTTAGGGGATAGGGAGATTTTGTTTGGAGAATGTAAATACTGGGATAATCCTGTGGGATTAAATGTTCTTAATGAACTTAAGGGAAAATCAAAATATGTAGATTGGAGAAAAGGTGAGAGGAAAGAATTCTTTGCAATTTTTTCCAAAAAGGGTTTTACAGAGGAACTAAAAAAACTTGCAGCCTCTGAGGAAAACATACTTCTGTTTTCTTTGGAAGACTTTTAG